Genomic window (Candidatus Vicinibacter proximus):
CTGCTAAAAATCCAACCACGGCAGGTATCCATGCCTGACCGGGATTCTTTGCTTCTTCCATTTCTATTGCAGGATTCAACAAAGACCAAAAACTTGCAGCGATCATTACACCGGCAGCAAAACCCAACATTAAGTTGAGTATATTTTTGTGAATGACTTTAAAGAAAAAAACCAATGAAGCCCCTGCAGCAGTTACCACCCATGTAAAAATAGTGGCAAAAACGCAAGCAGAACCGGGTTGTATCCAAGTAGCCATTCTATGTTCATCCTATGATTAATTTTTTGATGGTTGAGTCAAATTCCATAAAATATTATCCTTTGATGGTCTTGAAAAGATTTATAATTTACATGTAGCGCGGACCAAAATTAGTAAATAGTTCAACATGGCATCACTCAATGAAAACTAATTGCAGGTTGTTAAAATTATATATATTGCAATTCGGTTACCACTTTCCTGCATAACTCAAATGTTCATCCGACTGCTCCCTCAGAAAATCAAATTTTAATTTTATAATCTGACGAATGTGAAGATAATCATGGGCAAGCCAATTGGTCAACATCATTTTGGCAGTCATCTTACCTAATTTTGGATGATGATGTATGTTTTCCCAATTCGGTGACGGAAGTGATTGCAACCAATTAATTGAACTTTCACGTTCAAATACAAATTTATTGATCATGGTTTCATAATCCTGACTTATATAATCTCTCTCCTGAACCCAGGCAGGCGGATTGATGGAAGGTAAAATGGAAGCAGGATTTTCCAGTATATGCTTTGTGCGATATCTGAAATCTTCACGTTCCTCATCATAGAGGTGACAAATAATTTCAAGCAGGCACCATTTGTCTGAGTGCATCTTCCATAGATATAATTCCTTTGAAATTCCACTCAACAGATCTTTGAAAATGTCTTTGTTTTTCGAAAGCTCATATAAGATGTGTGAATTTTCCATTAGTTTGAATTTGGATTTGAATAAGTTGTTAATCGATATTTTTCCGGTATTAAATTTAATCGGCATACTGTTAAATAGTGCGATCTGAAATTGATTTCTATGAGTGTTTTCCAGTATTTGCGACATCATGCCGACCTCTACTCTGATAATCGGGTTAATTACATATCCAAGACCCAGATAAATCCGGTCTCTGTCAAAACTAGGTGAGTTGGTTTTAATAAATATTTCATTACTTGCTGAAAGATAAAGAGTATTTTTTATGAGCGTAGAGTGATTTAAAGGCAATTGAATGGAAAGTGCATAGCGTAAGCGAATGTGGAAATCTCCGGGTATAAATCGTTCTTCTATTCTGTATCGGTGTTGAATGGCGAAGGGTGTGAAGTTTTGTCTGGTTAGGAATTGTTGGTAGATTCGATGTTCCTCAGAACTCAATTTTACATCGGATTTGTCAAAATAGTTTTCTGAGTATACATAGGCATAACCCATTAAAACATTGTTATTGTTTTCTGACAGATTGTACCCAACGCCAGTGCGGATTAAAAACTGCTGAAGATCACCAACAAAATTATAATTTCTGTAT
Coding sequences:
- a CDS encoding DUF2490 domain-containing protein, yielding MRFFIIFVIILSNKMAFAQSSKTGNWLIYFGNQPLNNKWNVWNEVQYRNYNFVGDLQQFLIRTGVGYNLSENNNNVLMGYAYVYSENYFDKSDVKLSSEEHRIYQQFLTRQNFTPFAIQHRYRIEERFIPGDFHIRLRYALSIQLPLNHSTLIKNTLYLSASNEIFIKTNSPSFDRDRIYLGLGYVINPIIRVEVGMMSQILENTHRNQFQIALFNSMPIKFNTGKISINNLFKSKFKLMENSHILYELSKNKDIFKDLLSGISKELYLWKMHSDKWCLLEIICHLYDEEREDFRYRTKHILENPASILPSINPPAWVQERDYISQDYETMINKFVFERESSINWLQSLPSPNWENIHHHPKLGKMTAKMMLTNWLAHDYLHIRQIIKLKFDFLREQSDEHLSYAGKW